The genome window CCACACATTCATTCATGTTCCACCAGATAGAGGGGTTGATGGTAGAAGAGGGCGTTACGTTCGGGCACCTGAAGGGCGTGCTGAAACTCTTTGTGCAGGCATACTACGGGCCCGATACACAGGTGCGTTTCAGGCCGTCTTTCTTCCCTTTCACCGAGCCGTCGGCCGAGATGGAGATATCGTGTTCCCTTTGCAAGGGCAAGGGTTGCAGCACCTGCGGCTCTGGGTGGATGGAGATACTTGGCGCGGGCATGGTCGACCCCAACGTGTTCAAAGCGGTTGGCTACGACGCGGAAAAGTACACCGGCTTTGCGTTCGGGATGGGCGTGGAAAGGATGGCCATGCTCAAGTACGGTATAAACGACATAAGGTCATTCTTTGAGAACGACATGAGGTTTTTGTCTCAGTTTTGACCGGTCGGTAATCCGCCTCCGGTACGACCGTGTCCATACAACTCTAGGACGTTTCCTTGAAACATGAAGATAAGCTATAACTGGCTGAAGGAATACTGCAATTTTGACCTCTCGCCGCAGGCGCTTGCCGACGCCCTTACGGAGGCCGGCCTGGTGGTGGAGGAACTAAAGCCCCTGGAAGACGACCACTGTCTGGACGTAGAGGTCACCTCGAACAGGCCGGATTGTCTGGGTTTTTTGGGGATTGCCCGGGAGGTTGCCGCCATAACCCGCGGCAAGCTGAAACCTCCGGAGGCGGACTATACGGCGGAAAAATTGCCGGTGGACTTCAAGGTCCGCGTGGAAGACTCTGAATCATGCCCACATTACACGGCGCGCATAATCTGCGGCGTGAAGGTGGGCCCCTCACCTCCGTGGCTCCAGAGGCACCTTGAGGCGGTGGGACTCAGGCCGGTAAACAACGTGGTGGACGTCACCAACTACGTGTTGCTTGAATCGAGCCAGCCGCTTCACGCCTTCGACATGGATAAACTGCTGGATAAACGGCTTGTAATCAGACGTGCCGCCAGTGGGGAGGCGTTAAAGACCATTGACGGCACGAGACACGACCTGACGCCGGAGACCCTGGTTATCGCCGACGGGCAGAGGCCCGTTGCCATCGCCGGGGTAATGGGCGGTATAGATACGGAGGTCGGGGACTCGACTACGAACGTCCTGCTGGAATCGGCACGGTTCAAACCCTCGACTGTAAGGCGGGCGGCGAAGCGGTTTGTTATGTCAACGGACTCTTCCTACCGCTTCGAGAGGGGTGTCGACCCGGAGGGTGTGGACTGGGCGTCGAGAAGGGCCGCACGGTTGATACAGGAACTGGCGGGCGGAAAGGTATGCAGGGACGTAATCGATATCGGTTCCAGAAAGTTCAAGAAGCCGGTCGTTTCCGTGAGGATGCGGCGGCTTAACGGCCTTCTGGGGACAGAGATAAAACCGGCTACGGCCGGTGACATCCTGTCGCGGCTGGGGTTCGAGGTCAAGGTCCGCAAAGAGAGACTCGACGTGACCGTGCCCAGCTTTCGCGGCGACATTACCCGGGAGGTGGACCTCATAGAAGAGGTGGCCCGCATTTACGGCTACAACAACATCCCCACCGATACGCGCCTGAGTATCCAGGTAAAACCACAGAACAGATATGGACAGGTGGAAGAGATGGCCCGTGAACTACTTACTGGCTGGGGTCTTACGGAGGTTATAACCTACAGCATTGTCGATAAAACACAGTACCGGCGGCCCGGCACGTCTTCAAAAAACGCCCCGGCACTCACCTTGCGGAATCCCATCCGGAAGGGGGAGGACCGGTTGAGGCAGACGCTTATGGGCAACCTCCTCGGCGTAAAGAGGCATAACCAGGACCGTGGCGTTCCGCATATAAAGATATTCGAGATCTCCCGCGTCTATTTCCCAACAGAGAGCGCGAGAAAACTGCCTGATGAGAAGACCTGTCTCTGTGTGCTCTGGGAGGAAGAGGGTGTCGCGCCGGAAGAGGCGTTTTACGTCCTTAAGGGTGTACTGGAGGGCATGTTCGCCACCCTCGGACTCAGGGGCGTTCTAACGTGGCAGGGGCATCCGGGCGGGCCGTTTGACGAGAAGAGGTCCTGCCGGGTCGAGTACGAAGGCAAGGAGCTTGGGGTATTTGGGGAGATAAAGAAAAAGGTCGTGGAGGAGTACGACCTTAACTTTTCGCCTGTTATGGCCGAGCTGGATTTTGACGCTATTGTGGAGAGGGCCGACCTCTCAACGGTATTCAAGAAGCTGCCCCTGTATCCTTCCGCGGTAAGGGACATGGCCGTGGTGGTGGATGAACAGGTGAGTTGGGCCGACATTAGACGGTGCATAGAGGAATCGGGACTTGAATATCTGGAATCGATAGAGTTTTTTGACCTCTATCATGGCAGGCAGGTCCCGCCGGGCAAGAAGAGCCTGGCCTTCAAGCTCTGTTACCGCGCCAATGACAGGACGCTGAGGGGCGAGGAGGTTGGCGAGATGCAGAAGCTTGTGGAAGAAAGACTTACGAGGGAACTGGGCGCGGCGTTGAGGTAGTTTTTTGGGACGAATTAACGATTTTGCCTCTTCTTGTCCCTACCTGCTCTTCTTGTTTTTTCCCCTTCCTTTTTTCTTTTCTTTTTTCTTTTTTTCTTTCTTCCCTATGGCCTTTTCGAGGGGTTTTAGTTTGGCCTGTACAAACCTGCCCCATCCGGTATCACGGGGGAACGGCAGTTTGGCGTAATCCTCCACTTCCGCGCCCATTGAATAAATAGTCAGGCCGCTCAGGGTAAGTCTGCGGCCGGCCACCTCCTGGTGTCTTTCCTTTATAACCGCCCCGGAGAGGGCCTTCATGGCGTTTTCGGCCTTTGCGCACAGGGCGGGGTCTCCGTCGCTAAAGGTGAACATCAGTGCCTTCAGAAATTCTCCCAGGTCGTAGTGCACGCTGTACGGCACGTAACGGCCGGCTATGTGGGCGCTGACGTTGAACGTGCAGGTAAGACGGTCTGCCACAATCATCTTTCTTATCTCACGCGGTAACATGCCGCTGAGTTCAAGCGCCAATGCCTCCAGCCCGGGCACCAGTTTCTTGAAGCCCTTCATGTCAATAAGCGAAGCGGTCCGCATGTTATCCTTTTTAACGGCTTTCTCGTTCCGGACCTGATTTACGTATGCGTCTACGACAGACGATGCGAGTTCCCGGGCCGGGCGGTCCGGACCCCGTATAAAGGCCTCAAGGACCTTGTCGTAGGGCCAGCCGCCGAGCGCCTCTTCGTTCTCGGAGACGATTACGTACCTTGCGGTGTCGCCCACCTGGTACAGTACCTCGGCCATACCCATGTAGCACGCGTCCAGCCCCAGTATGTCTATAAAATCCTTGCCGTTGGTCTTCTTTATACTTTTTGTAATCCTGGTCAGGGCCTCTTCCATCTCGTCTATGCCGAGTATGTCAACCTTATCGCTGCCGTTATTCATGTCGTGCAGCAGGCCCCTCCAGCCCTCGCCGTAGCCTCCCAGGCTGATAAAGTAATTCTCCGCCGGCAGGTTCTCCACGGCCCATGAGGCGAACGTAGAGAGTGTTTCGGGGTCTCCGGTGTTTAACTCCCTGTCTCCCTTCCAGCCGGGACTGACCGCCTCAAGCGGCAGGCTGACCAGATAGTTCTTTCGCACCTCGTAGAGGTGGCCGCGCCTGTCCGTCCTGTCCAACAGCACAACCACCCGGACGTCGTAGCTTGAACCTACCGCCCTCATCTCTTCAAGGCTCTGTACGGTAAACCAGTCGAGGAAGTTGTCTCCGGCCAGGTAAAGGATGCAGGTCCATTTTGCAAGGGGTTTGCGGCCCTCGTCGCAAAGCCCCTCCGTTTGGAAGGTGAATAAAGTGACAAAGACGATAATGGGTATCAGCCTGTGAAGTCGCATGATTACGCCAATACGCGGTTTTCTGCGTTATCCGGTATCTTTAGGTCAAAACCGTCCTGTATGTTATCGGCCAATCTCTTTACCGCCTCTGGTTCGGGGGTCCGGCTTCAGACCATCTCGTTTGTCTTTTGCAGTCTGATAGCCATGCTTGCCATCACCTTCTGGAGGAAGGGGGGAAGTTCGTCGTAGTACTTCTTGCAGTGTTCCTTGTCTATTATTACCACCTCGCACTCCGTGCGTGCTTCGGCCGTCGCGGTGCGCGGGAGACCCTCGCCGAGTATGGCGCGTTCGCCGAGGAATTCTCCGTCACTTACCTTGCCCAGCTTTACACGCTCTCCGTCAACCTCCTTGAATATGTCAAGCGTGCCGCTCTCTATGTAGAACATCTCGCTGGCAATGCTACCCTCCTTAAAGAGGATCTCTTTCGGCTGGAGAATCTTTACTTTGGCGCCCTCGAAACTGATATCAGCAAACGTCATCTTTACTTCTCCTCTTTTTTCGAAATAGTGAATATATTATCCGGGTCTGGTTGAAGAAACAGTTGTGACCTGATGCCCCCTGTCACAATTTAGCGCTCAACACCGTTTCTGCTACACATGCCGAAGGACCCGAAGACATTATACAACGTAACATATTCCCAGGCAAGGGATACGAAGGCAAAGGGACCTGTCCGGGAACACAAGACGAGTGGGAGACAGGAAACACGGTTTTCAATTGTTAAACCGTTCCATGGTGTTCTATACTCTGCATCATGGAACTTTCAAGCAGCTGCATCCGCATGACCAGATCCTTTATCATCCCCTGCGTACGGGCCATTTTCACAACAATGTCGTTCGTCTGTTGAAGCCTGGTGGCCATTCTCTCAAGCATCTTCTGGATGAAAGGCGGCAGTTGTTCGTAGTACTTTTTGCAGAGCTTCTTGTCTATTACCACTAATTCACAATTTGTAAATGCCTCGGCCGTTGCAGAGCGCGGGAGTTCCTCGCCGAGCAGGGCGCGTTCACTAATAAACTCCCCGGCACCAACCTCTCCCAGTTTCACACTATTGTTGAGCACCCGCTTGGTTATCACGATGGTGCCACTCTCAACAAAATACATCTCGTCGGCAGGGCTCCCCTCATAAAAAAGGATCTCTCCCTGCTTGAGGGTCCTTGACTTAGCACCCTCGAATCTAAAATCAGGAACAATTGCCATCTCTTATCCTCCCACTTTTAGCAGTGAACATCTCGAGACAGGTCCAGGGTGACCGTTGTACCGAAAACGTTCGTATAATACCTTTGAAGACTAATGCGTGCTTGCGTTCAGCCTGGTGAACGACTTTCAGGGAATTATACATAACAAGATACTCCCAGGCAAGGGGCACAAGGCTAAAGAAACCTGCGGAGGGACCCTCAAAGGTGTTTACGGTCGGCGTGAAAGATGCGGGGCAGAACCGTCTTGCCGCGGCGCAACAGCACCCGGATTCCCACAGAAACGCGCAGACGGCCCGTCGAAAGCAGGCAGATAATTCTTTTCAGGACACTTCATTTCACACAGGTATGGGCAGACATGGGTTTGTCTGCCCCGTTTAACGGCAATACAGCCCGGGCATCGGGGTCGGGGCCTTTCCTTTTATAAGGGGCCCCAACGTTCTGCTGATGTTGCCTCCTACCCTTTTTTCTTGACTCCGCTTCCTGCTAGTAATACATTTGTCACAAGAGGAGCCTACCAAAGAAGTACACTTGCAATAAGACGCTGGACTGGTCAGTATTACTTGAAACTTATGAATACCAATCGAAATAAAAACCGAGGTTTAGAAGAATCTATCAAACGTGCTGAAAAAGGCGAATTTAGAGAATATTGGTTACAATTATATGTCAAAGCTAATTATAAGAAACTTGAATTCGATGATCTTGAAGGGCCGTTTGAACATGGCTATGATTTTAAAGGGATTTATAAAGGAAAAAGGGTAATCATTGAAGTAGAACGAAGCTCTAGAAATTTCGTTGGTCATGGGCATAATCCAAAAGAAGTAGACATATTAATCATTCTTAATGATGACGATACAGATAGGTCCTTATTACCAAAGAAGATAATCAAAATAGATTCAAAGGATTTTGTCCTGGCAACTCATGAACGGCGGAGAGACTATGCAATAGAAAAGCAAAAAGATATAGAAGTATTCTTCAAGATGCTTCCATTTAATCTTATAAAGAAGGCTCTTGCAACCCTATGGCATCTTTTAATTGAAGAAATTCCAAGTGAAGACACTCCTGAATCTGATATATTCGAAGAAGCCTTGAAGTCTACTACTTTCCAATACATCAAGTTTTATGATATTAACTTAGAAGATTTAAGAGAGCAGGGAGGAGGAAGGAGAGTTACCAGATTAGAATGTCTAGTAAATGACCTTATGAAATCGAATAGAAAGATCGATTACTTAACAAGTGAAGAAAACGAATTCATTAGATTATGGATAGAGGCCCTACGTAAAGAATACAGTTCACGGATATAGAGAAGCAATTGAAGAGAGTGACTCGTTTCATGCGCAGACCACCTTCCCTTAGCTCATAACCTTAAAGAATAAGGATTAAACTATATATAACGTGCTATCCTTGTGCCGCCAGGCAGGGGATATAACACCTGGACTGGTGCTGAGCTTAAGTAACCTTCCCCTTTTTATTCACCCGCTTCCCACAAGATTTTTGGACGAAGCCGGCGAGCATTGTATTTCTTCTCCCATTCTCTCATTTGACCAGTACTTATAAGATAATCAATAGAGGTGTTTAAGAAATTTAAGAACTCTTGGTCATTCTGCTTAACTGCCCACCCAACCGGCATTATGTTGTAGGGACGGTCTGCGAACAAATCGGTCACTACTTCAGGATATTCTCTAGCAAACTGAAAGGTTGTCCATGAATCTGCAAGACCAACATCTGCTCGACCAGCGATAACTTCTGTCAGAGGTTCAGATAAGTCTGCAGTAGATACCACTATCAGTTCGGCTTTTCCAAGGTATGTTCTTGCATATTCATGGCTTGTTTCTCCTTGTGCTACTGCAATTTTAATTCCCTCCTTATTGAAATCTTCGATAGTAGTAAAACGACCATTGCCATTTCTTATAATAGCACCATTTCCGATATAAATAATTGGCTTTGTGAAAGCAACCTCCATAGCACGAGGTATAGTTCTATATGTTGCTCCAATAGATAGCTCAAATTGGCCCGACTGCAATCCACTCATGAATGTGGCCCATGTAGTTTCTACAAATTCTACTCTTACCTCCGATACCTCTGCTATAAATCTGACGGCGTCAACAAAGTACCCGGAAAGTTCTCCTGTTTCTGGGTCTTTTATAATTGTAGGAGGATACACCACGTAGCCTACCTTTAGAACGCCTTCATTATAAATCTTCTGCAGGGTTCCTCCCGCCGACCTTGAGGAGTTGCCGCTCGGAGATTCCTGTTTGCACCCTGTTGTAGACATCAAATATGTTGTAAGCAGGATGATTAACAAGTAGTTTAGTTTATTCACAATGTTTCGATGTGTCTGCATTTCATTTTTTCTTCCTTAAAGTTACTTATTTGTAATACGAGGCGTTCTTTTAGAACGGTGTAATAATACCAAAAGGGCTTCTAAAGTTTAAGGGAAAATAGGCGACTTCAGATCAAACGCCAAGCGCTTGATTCTATTAGGGGTTGTGGGGAGTGGCTCTCTCCATGACCCCCGCTTATTTGAGGATATTTTAGTGTGTTTACTTGACAGTTACTTGCCAGTCATGATGAAGGGGGCGGCAGGCTACCTTCCCTTAGCTCATAATCTTAAAGAATAAGGATTAAACTATATATAACGTTCTGATGGTGTACCGTCCATTCCCTATCCTGAACGTATCTACGTAGCTCTGAGAGTTGCAGGCCGGGGTCTTGCTCTTGGGTAGATACCCTTGCGTAAATCGCTACTTTGGTGGGTTTCATTGTACTTGCCTTTTCTGCGGAGCAGCTTTATATTAAGAATCAGGCAGTTACGGGTTGCTCTGCGATTACCGTACCTGCTTAGGGGTGTTGGGTATCTAGCTACCTAACGCCCCGCTTTATTAACTCTCAAGGAGTATACCACACGTCTTTAATTATGCAAGCGTACTTCTAGCGTGTCTCCGTCTATTACCCTGCTGAAAAGCCCTTCACTTTCAATATCCACGCTTCCTCCGATAGAGCACATCCAGAAGTTCACTTGCCGGTTTGTTGTTTGGGTCTAGCAACAGAGCTTGCTCGGTATGCCTTATCGCAAGGCCATTCTGGCCCTTCAGACTGTACATCACGCCCAGGTAATAGTGTGCATCCGCATAATCGGGCTTGAGGAGTATGAACTCCTTGTACTGCCTTATTGCCAGGTCATACAGGCCCTTCTTGCCGTAGACCATGCCCAGGCTATAGTATGCCTCTGCATAATCCGGCTTTGTGCGTATGGCCTCCTTGTACTGCCTTATTGCCAGGTCGTACAGGCCCTTCCGGCCGTACGCGAAACCCAGGGTAAAGTGTGCCCCTGCTAAATCTGGCTCTAGGCGTATTACCTCCTTGAACTGCCTTATAGTCAGGTCGTACAGGCCCTTCTGGGTGTACACCAAGCCCAGGTTATAGTGTGCCCCTGCATAATCTGGCTTTATGCGTATTGCCTCCTCGTACTCTTTTATTGCTAAGTCGTACTTCTTCTCGTTATAATACGAGTTACCCAGCACATAATGCTCTTCAGCGCTACTCAATGATTCTGGCGTTTCTGAATCTGCTGTAGATAACTTACCGTTTTTATCGAAGGCCGCTATTAACACCACTGTATCTCCGTACTCCTTTGCTATCTCTTCTGGGGATTTCTCACTGCTAAGCCAGCCAGCTTGGCTAACAGACGGCAGAAATTGGTAGGATACAAGATTAGTGAAGAGAACATAGAATAGAACCGTGTGGAAAGTTGACAGGAGATTTTTTGGGCTTGTACTGCTCATTGTTTTGCACCCTCTAATGTGGGAAGGTACTACTAGCAGGAAGGGTTGTCAAGCCTACATTCTGTGGGCTTTTGTAGACCTCCTACACCCCAAAAACTGCTTTTTTTGGGAAGAAACTCTGCCCTACCCGACCAATACCACCCTAAACCAATCCAATGTCCTTGAAACCTAAGACTCTCTTAGGCAAAACAGCCTTAAAATCGATTCTGGCGGGTGGGTGTCTGTTAAATTTCGGGGCCTCTCGTGCTGCTTATCAAATCCTCCGGTCACCTTTAGATTGACTTATTCCCGCCTCAAAGAGTAATATC of Candidatus Bathyanammoxibius amoris contains these proteins:
- the pheT gene encoding phenylalanine--tRNA ligase subunit beta, with product MKISYNWLKEYCNFDLSPQALADALTEAGLVVEELKPLEDDHCLDVEVTSNRPDCLGFLGIAREVAAITRGKLKPPEADYTAEKLPVDFKVRVEDSESCPHYTARIICGVKVGPSPPWLQRHLEAVGLRPVNNVVDVTNYVLLESSQPLHAFDMDKLLDKRLVIRRAASGEALKTIDGTRHDLTPETLVIADGQRPVAIAGVMGGIDTEVGDSTTNVLLESARFKPSTVRRAAKRFVMSTDSSYRFERGVDPEGVDWASRRAARLIQELAGGKVCRDVIDIGSRKFKKPVVSVRMRRLNGLLGTEIKPATAGDILSRLGFEVKVRKERLDVTVPSFRGDITREVDLIEEVARIYGYNNIPTDTRLSIQVKPQNRYGQVEEMARELLTGWGLTEVITYSIVDKTQYRRPGTSSKNAPALTLRNPIRKGEDRLRQTLMGNLLGVKRHNQDRGVPHIKIFEISRVYFPTESARKLPDEKTCLCVLWEEEGVAPEEAFYVLKGVLEGMFATLGLRGVLTWQGHPGGPFDEKRSCRVEYEGKELGVFGEIKKKVVEEYDLNFSPVMAELDFDAIVERADLSTVFKKLPLYPSAVRDMAVVVDEQVSWADIRRCIEESGLEYLESIEFFDLYHGRQVPPGKKSLAFKLCYRANDRTLRGEEVGEMQKLVEERLTRELGAALR
- a CDS encoding clostripain-related cysteine peptidase, which produces MRLHRLIPIIVFVTLFTFQTEGLCDEGRKPLAKWTCILYLAGDNFLDWFTVQSLEEMRAVGSSYDVRVVVLLDRTDRRGHLYEVRKNYLVSLPLEAVSPGWKGDRELNTGDPETLSTFASWAVENLPAENYFISLGGYGEGWRGLLHDMNNGSDKVDILGIDEMEEALTRITKSIKKTNGKDFIDILGLDACYMGMAEVLYQVGDTARYVIVSENEEALGGWPYDKVLEAFIRGPDRPARELASSVVDAYVNQVRNEKAVKKDNMRTASLIDMKGFKKLVPGLEALALELSGMLPREIRKMIVADRLTCTFNVSAHIAGRYVPYSVHYDLGEFLKALMFTFSDGDPALCAKAENAMKALSGAVIKERHQEVAGRRLTLSGLTIYSMGAEVEDYAKLPFPRDTGWGRFVQAKLKPLEKAIGKKEKKKKEKKKGRGKNKKSR
- a CDS encoding cyclic nucleotide-binding domain-containing protein, which translates into the protein MTFADISFEGAKVKILQPKEILFKEGSIASEMFYIESGTLDIFKEVDGERVKLGKVSDGEFLGERAILGEGLPRTATAEARTECEVVIIDKEHCKKYYDELPPFLQKVMASMAIRLQKTNEMV
- a CDS encoding Crp/Fnr family transcriptional regulator — protein: MAIVPDFRFEGAKSRTLKQGEILFYEGSPADEMYFVESGTIVITKRVLNNSVKLGEVGAGEFISERALLGEELPRSATAEAFTNCELVVIDKKLCKKYYEQLPPFIQKMLERMATRLQQTNDIVVKMARTQGMIKDLVMRMQLLESSMMQSIEHHGTV
- a CDS encoding transporter substrate-binding domain-containing protein is translated as MNKLNYLLIILLTTYLMSTTGCKQESPSGNSSRSAGGTLQKIYNEGVLKVGYVVYPPTIIKDPETGELSGYFVDAVRFIAEVSEVRVEFVETTWATFMSGLQSGQFELSIGATYRTIPRAMEVAFTKPIIYIGNGAIIRNGNGRFTTIEDFNKEGIKIAVAQGETSHEYARTYLGKAELIVVSTADLSEPLTEVIAGRADVGLADSWTTFQFAREYPEVVTDLFADRPYNIMPVGWAVKQNDQEFLNFLNTSIDYLISTGQMREWEKKYNARRLRPKILWEAGE
- a CDS encoding tetratricopeptide repeat protein; protein product: MSSTSPKNLLSTFHTVLFYVLFTNLVSYQFLPSVSQAGWLSSEKSPEEIAKEYGDTVVLIAAFDKNGKLSTADSETPESLSSAEEHYVLGNSYYNEKKYDLAIKEYEEAIRIKPDYAGAHYNLGLVYTQKGLYDLTIRQFKEVIRLEPDLAGAHFTLGFAYGRKGLYDLAIRQYKEAIRTKPDYAEAYYSLGMVYGKKGLYDLAIRQYKEFILLKPDYADAHYYLGVMYSLKGQNGLAIRHTEQALLLDPNNKPASELLDVLYRRKRGY